The Pseudochaenichthys georgianus chromosome 24, fPseGeo1.2, whole genome shotgun sequence genome includes a region encoding these proteins:
- the fzd3a gene encoding frizzled-3a, which produces MDLLWVLSVSMLTVCVAIPMDAAGESHSQFTCEPITLRMCQGLPYNATYMPNILNHYDQQTAALAMEPFHPMVNLQCSPDLRMFLCALYAPVCTEYGRMTLPCRRLCLQARSDCYKLMDMFGVSWPQEMECTRFPDCDESYPRPADLLSSSDSTDSPISVQRDYGFWCPRELKINPELGYSFLGVRDCSPPCSNMYFTREELAFARYFIGVVSIVCLSATLFTFLTFLIDVSRFRYPERPIIFYAVCYMMVSLVFFLGFLLEDNVSCNAASPGRFRAATVTQGSHNKACTLLFMVLYFFTMAGSVWWVILTITWFLAAVPKWGSEAIEKKALLFHACAWGIPGVLTVTLLAMNKIEGDSISGVCFVGLYNLTALRWFLIAPLGLDVVVGVALLLAGIAALNRVRMEIPLEKENQEKLVKFMIRIAVFSVLYLVPLLVVLACYLYENSYRSIWETTWVQEQCRDYHIPCPYQVERTSRPDLALFLTKYVMMLIVGIPSVFWVGSKKTCFEWAGFFHGKRRKDRMVNDSRQVLKEPDFAQLLLRDPNTPIVRKSRGTSTQGTSTHASSTHLAMLDEPPSGSTSRAGSVRSTRSKMSSYHGSLHRNRDDRYTAPSFRAADERPPYGSMPRLHDPPRHCSTTRLDSLSRHGSTQRLESQSRHGSVRDLTSTTQAVLGGPGNGIHRVLEEDGGTA; this is translated from the exons ATGGATCTCCTGTGGGTGCTGTCGGTGTCCATGTTGACGGTGTGCGTCGCCATCCCCATGGACGCGGCGGGGGAGAGCCATAGCCAGTTCACTTGTGAGCCCATAACCCTGCGCATGTGCCAAGGGCTGCCATACAACGCCACCTACATGCCCAACATCCTGAACCATTACGACCAGCAGACTGCCGCCCTCGCCATGGAG CCGTTCCATCCCATGGTGAACCTGCAGTGCTCTCCGGACCTCAGGATGTTCCTGTGTGCGCTCTACGCCCCCGTGTGCACCGAGTACGGCCGCATGACTCTGCCCTGCCGCCGCCTCTGTCTGCAGGCCAGGAGCGACTGCTACAAGCTCATGGACATGTTCGGGGTCAGCTGGCCGCAGGAGATGGAGTGCACCAG GTTCCCGGACTGTGACGAGTCGTACCCCCGTCCCGCGGACCTGCTGTCCAGCTCAGACTCCACCGACTCCCCCATCTCCGTCCAGAGGGACTACGGCTTCTGGTGTCCCAGAGAACTCAAAATCAACCCCGAGCTGGGCTACTCCTTCCTGGGGGTCCGAGACTGCTCCCCCCCCTGCTCCAACATGTACTTTACGCGCGAGGAGCTGGCGTTCGCCCGCTATTTCATCGGGGTGGTGTCCATCGTCTGTCTGTCCGCCACCCTCTTCACCTTCCTCACCTTCCTCATCGACGTGTCGCGCTTCCGTTACCCGGAGCGCCCCATCATCTTCTACGCGGTGTGCTACATGATGGTGTCCCTGGTGTTCTTCCTGGGCTTCCTGCTGGAGGACAACGTGTCCTGTAACGCAGCCAGTCCCGGCAGGTTCCGGGCCGCCACCGTGACCCAGGGCTCCCACAACAAG GCCTGCACCCTCCTCTTCATGGTGCTGTACTTCTTCACCATGGCGGGCAGTGTGTGGTGGGTCATCCTGACCATCACCTGGTTCCTGGCTGCTGTTCCCAAGTGGGGCAGCGAGGCCATAGAGAAGAAGGCGCTCCTGTTCCACGCCTGCGCCTGGGGCATCCCGGGGGTCCTCACCGTGACGCTGCTCGCCATGAACAAGATCGAGGGGGACAGCATCAGCGGGGTCTGCTTCGTGGGGCTGTACAACCTGACGGCGCTGCGCTGGTTCCTGATCGCCCCTCTGGGACTGGATGTAGTG GTGGGCGTGGCACTGCTGCTGGCAGGCATCGCCGCTCTGAACCGCGTGCGCATGGAGATCCCTCTGGAgaaggagaaccaggagaagcTGGTGAAGTTCATGATCCGCATCGCCGTGTTCTCCGTGCTCTACCTGGTCCCCCTGCTGGTGGTCCTGGCCTGCTACCTGTACGAGAACAGCTACCGGAGCATCTGGGAGACCACCTGGGTCCAGGAGCAGTGTCGGGACTACCACATCCCCTGCCCCTACCAG gtGGAGCGCACTAGCCGCCCGGACCTCGCCCTCTTCCTCACTAAGTACGTGATGATGCTGATCGTGGGAATCCCCTCAGTGTTCTGGGTGGGCAGCAAGAAGACGTGCTTCGAGTGGGCGGGCTTCTTCCACGGCAAGAGACGCAAGGA CCGGATGGTGAACGACAGCCGGCAGGTGCTAAAGGAGCCCGACTTCGCCCAGCTGCTGCTCCGGGACCCCAACACCCCCATCGTCAGAAAGTCCCGGGGCACCTCCACCCAGGGGACCTCCACCCACGCCTCTTCCACCCACCTGGCCATGCTGGACGAGCCCCCCAGCGGCAGCACCAGCCGGGCCGGCTCGGTCCGCAGCACCCGCTCAAAGATGAGCAGTTACCATGGCAGCCTGCACCGCAACCGTGACGACAG GTACACCGCCCCCAGCTTCCGGGCGGCAGACGAGCGCCCCCCCTACGGCAGCATGCCCCGCCTCCACGACCCGCCGCGCCACTGCAGCACCACCCGCCTGGACAGCCTGTCCCGCCACGGCTCCACCCAGAGGCTGGAGAGCCAATCGAGGCACGGCAGCGTCAGGGACCTCACCAGCACCACCCAGGCTGTGCTCGGGGGCCCTGGCAACGGGATCCACCGAGTGCTGGAGGAGGACGGAGGGACCGCCTGA